The following are encoded together in the Thalassomonas haliotis genome:
- a CDS encoding RHS repeat-associated core domain-containing protein: MNIFHFRGNNRHIIILPKSAPAPAGFALAGCEIQGAAGQLVREISPHLAQNVNALSHACSLLQQVGVSVPALARTVAPKLSDCLASGLLRLYTEIEKVLPYGENENSGGQGDAAPGVARQEKTLPPSRGQLDDNSPLAGTSSNNTALDVPIAEQECRSDPVSMLSGEEILPLVDFELSAAMPFSWRRLYRSGQCDSNLGLGYGWRHHFCLQLVEKYQPPPKVGPAQPGKHWLELTDEEGRVHVFDAVKRGQTSVQLASGWSLYYQQDGKQVLIKPDDSHWTFVKATSKAVSEQEKGQVEDVWLLESISNYLGQYFSLHYDKNHRLVRIACSARRGIVLQYNHDHNLLRIAAYVCDDQGEQQLLPGFLASYQYDDNQALIAATNSRGEVERYAYFDDYLLKRRTRASGFSHHFLWQRQALSKAPGSGQKPEQNAEPGPGQKIGQQAQAKCIKQWGDDDTYCYRFDYQDCEDGQLTTSTDSLGNVEQFVHNRQGLLIAHTDPRGFTRKTDYDSVGRKIRQTDAGGEHTLYRYNEQGQLAEVIGADGGRSRYFYNALGKRILTLDPLGQQYQRKFDGTGRLLSQTGPDGRSIRYHYTELGQLKQKVAADGVKSLYHWDASGELLALQVGDKLTRYSYDRLGRLNASIDAQGLITEFVRDEKGQVVEQLSYDRAQPDNKIRKSFCYDDAGRLISEQAPDEAAELSAAQSSAVDAEAEPGADQPPGNETRYHYQGLAQPSQKTFADGSYLKYSYDNERNLTAITRSDGQRYQIDYSESEQPVKLVGFDGREQHYGYDDNDKLISVSDSGERFIRLKRDNMGRIVEQSSVVANSGKPQKEHNKADDKAAGKQATELTNKPGNKTGISFQHNNFYQYDLLGRLTRAHNSQRTVQLSYHRRGAGSGQFKQVQQGNWSLDYDYNSKGQRASVKLPDGSCLLYEYDQNGQLSQLDYLNKSQAGSAGNKLKQAQRAGHTLGQSRPLMQCQYNKAGLMTGQTLGNGLLLSQSFDVHSRLTEQHWRSATAADEHRQGQVLTLEQPGFNEQRFYQYDQQHQLLSCRQVVSGVATSPQAGVTTFNAGPYQNNRQVQTAGGKTQGHEKVFRYNRLSQLINAREGEQDGHYHWDAFGNPVAACGADSKKTSSHPGEPAQAQQVGNDEVALSSAGQVKVHQDRLVSFNGTDYGYDSCGNQISSLTKGEQQQRFFDGLNQLRQLNVNGALTHYEYDALGRRSAKITEQGRTDFIWDNHQLIGEHCQGKFTWYIYYPGSFLPVALVKNGEVYYYHLDQLGTPLCLTDKEAKAVWRNNSDVFGAPLGEQGGEPLNEIENPLRFQGQYFDRESGLHYNRFRYYCPRQGRFIHQDPIGLAGGINPYQYAPNPVNWVDPFGLECKEDKLSNDKFSADPYENLNIENGVIIDAAQESASYQGQDPYFGVDKLENIELKKDAVLAHITWKPQGGITGKYFTTLEAVESARAKDGVVSSRALNQGLQVYAGDDRLEYKKQVQLFTVNEDIPFGGVAYGSTTKNPQFNPGRYKTHPQYYVKDEHIGKLQEVPGSLEVMKDTDAPDINEKLMKIRKKNETKNK; this comes from the coding sequence GTGAATATCTTCCATTTTCGCGGCAATAATCGCCATATCATCATCTTACCCAAAAGCGCCCCGGCCCCGGCGGGCTTTGCCCTTGCCGGTTGCGAAATTCAGGGGGCTGCCGGGCAGCTGGTGCGGGAAATATCGCCTCATTTAGCGCAAAACGTCAATGCCTTAAGCCATGCCTGCAGCTTGTTGCAACAGGTGGGGGTTTCGGTACCGGCACTTGCCCGCACGGTAGCGCCTAAACTTAGTGACTGTTTGGCCAGCGGTTTGCTCAGGCTTTATACCGAGATAGAAAAAGTGCTGCCGTATGGTGAGAACGAAAACAGCGGCGGTCAGGGCGATGCGGCCCCGGGGGTTGCCCGGCAGGAGAAAACCTTGCCGCCCAGCCGGGGACAGCTGGATGATAACAGCCCCCTGGCGGGTACCAGCAGCAATAATACTGCCCTTGATGTGCCGATAGCCGAGCAGGAATGCCGTTCAGATCCTGTGTCTATGCTCAGCGGCGAAGAGATTTTGCCGCTGGTGGATTTTGAATTGAGCGCCGCGATGCCCTTTAGCTGGCGGCGTTTATATCGCTCCGGCCAGTGTGACAGCAACCTGGGGCTGGGTTATGGCTGGCGGCACCATTTTTGTCTGCAGCTGGTGGAAAAATATCAGCCGCCGCCCAAAGTGGGTCCGGCGCAGCCGGGTAAACATTGGCTGGAGCTGACCGATGAAGAAGGCCGGGTGCATGTGTTTGACGCGGTAAAACGCGGACAAACCAGTGTGCAGCTGGCTTCTGGCTGGTCGCTGTATTATCAGCAAGACGGCAAGCAGGTGCTGATCAAACCCGACGACAGCCACTGGACGTTTGTTAAGGCAACAAGCAAGGCCGTTTCTGAGCAAGAAAAGGGGCAGGTAGAGGACGTCTGGCTGCTGGAGAGCATCAGTAATTATCTCGGCCAGTATTTTAGTCTGCATTACGATAAAAACCACCGCCTGGTGCGCATTGCCTGCAGCGCCAGGCGGGGTATAGTGCTGCAATATAATCATGATCATAACCTGTTGCGCATAGCCGCTTATGTGTGTGATGACCAGGGCGAGCAGCAGCTGTTGCCTGGGTTTCTTGCCAGTTATCAGTATGACGATAACCAGGCGCTGATTGCCGCCACCAACAGCCGGGGCGAGGTTGAACGTTATGCCTATTTTGATGACTATTTATTAAAACGCCGCACCCGCGCCTCGGGCTTTAGCCATCATTTTCTCTGGCAAAGGCAAGCGCTGAGCAAAGCGCCAGGCAGTGGACAAAAGCCTGAGCAAAACGCTGAGCCAGGGCCGGGGCAAAAAATCGGGCAGCAGGCTCAGGCCAAGTGTATTAAGCAGTGGGGGGATGATGATACCTATTGTTACCGCTTTGATTACCAGGATTGTGAAGACGGCCAGTTAACCACCAGCACCGACAGCCTGGGCAATGTTGAGCAGTTTGTGCATAACCGCCAGGGTCTGCTTATCGCCCATACCGATCCCCGGGGGTTTACCCGTAAAACGGATTACGACAGTGTCGGCCGCAAAATCCGGCAAACCGATGCCGGCGGTGAGCATACCCTGTACCGTTATAACGAGCAGGGCCAGCTGGCGGAAGTGATCGGTGCTGACGGCGGCAGAAGCCGCTATTTTTATAATGCCCTGGGCAAACGTATTTTAACTTTAGATCCGCTGGGGCAGCAGTATCAGCGCAAGTTTGACGGCACCGGACGGTTATTGTCGCAAACCGGCCCCGATGGCCGCAGCATCCGTTATCACTACACTGAGCTGGGGCAGTTAAAACAAAAAGTGGCCGCCGACGGTGTGAAAAGCTTGTATCACTGGGATGCCTCGGGAGAGCTGCTGGCGTTGCAGGTGGGGGATAAACTCACCCGCTACAGTTACGACCGGCTTGGCCGGTTAAATGCCAGCATAGATGCGCAGGGGCTGATCACTGAATTTGTCCGGGATGAAAAGGGCCAGGTGGTTGAGCAGCTCAGTTATGATCGGGCACAGCCGGATAATAAAATCCGCAAAAGCTTTTGTTATGACGATGCCGGGCGCTTGATCAGTGAGCAGGCGCCAGATGAGGCGGCAGAGCTTTCTGCTGCACAGTCTTCAGCCGTTGACGCTGAGGCCGAACCCGGCGCAGATCAGCCACCGGGCAATGAAACCCGTTATCACTACCAGGGGCTGGCCCAGCCGAGTCAGAAAACCTTTGCCGACGGCAGCTACCTTAAATACTCCTACGATAACGAGCGCAACCTTACCGCCATTACCCGCAGCGACGGTCAGCGCTATCAAATTGACTACAGTGAGAGCGAGCAGCCGGTAAAACTGGTGGGCTTTGACGGCCGCGAGCAGCATTATGGTTATGACGATAACGACAAACTGATTTCGGTGAGCGACAGCGGCGAGCGCTTTATTCGTTTAAAACGCGATAACATGGGGCGTATTGTTGAGCAAAGCAGTGTTGTTGCCAATAGCGGCAAGCCTCAAAAAGAGCACAACAAAGCGGATGATAAAGCCGCAGGCAAGCAGGCAACTGAGCTAACAAATAAGCCCGGCAATAAAACAGGTATTTCCTTTCAGCACAATAATTTTTATCAATATGACTTGCTGGGGCGGTTAACACGCGCCCATAACAGCCAGCGCACGGTGCAGCTGAGTTATCACCGCCGGGGGGCGGGTAGCGGGCAGTTTAAGCAGGTGCAACAGGGTAACTGGTCGCTTGATTATGACTACAACAGTAAGGGGCAGCGCGCCAGTGTAAAACTGCCGGATGGCAGCTGTTTGCTGTATGAATACGATCAAAACGGGCAGTTAAGTCAGCTTGATTATCTCAATAAATCCCAAGCCGGCAGCGCAGGCAATAAGCTGAAACAAGCGCAGCGAGCCGGTCACACTTTGGGGCAGTCGCGGCCGCTGATGCAATGCCAATACAATAAAGCCGGGCTGATGACGGGGCAAACCTTAGGTAACGGCCTTTTGCTCAGCCAAAGTTTTGATGTGCATTCGCGTTTAACTGAGCAGCATTGGCGCTCGGCAACTGCGGCAGATGAACACCGCCAGGGGCAGGTATTAACCTTAGAGCAACCAGGATTTAATGAGCAGCGTTTTTATCAGTATGATCAGCAACATCAGTTGCTAAGCTGCAGGCAAGTTGTATCGGGTGTGGCAACTAGCCCTCAGGCAGGGGTTACAACCTTTAATGCCGGGCCTTACCAAAATAATCGCCAAGTGCAGACCGCTGGGGGGAAAACACAAGGCCATGAAAAAGTTTTTCGCTATAACCGCCTCAGCCAGCTGATCAACGCCCGGGAAGGTGAGCAGGACGGCCATTATCACTGGGATGCTTTTGGTAATCCGGTCGCGGCCTGTGGCGCTGACAGCAAAAAAACAAGCAGCCACCCGGGGGAGCCAGCACAAGCGCAGCAAGTTGGTAATGATGAAGTTGCCTTAAGCTCAGCCGGTCAGGTGAAGGTTCATCAGGACCGGCTAGTAAGCTTTAACGGCACAGATTACGGTTATGATAGCTGCGGCAATCAAATCTCCAGCCTGACAAAAGGGGAGCAACAGCAGCGTTTTTTTGATGGCCTGAACCAGCTGCGTCAGCTCAATGTCAATGGTGCCTTAACTCACTACGAATACGACGCTTTAGGCAGGCGCAGTGCGAAAATAACCGAGCAGGGGCGCACGGATTTTATCTGGGATAACCACCAGCTCATTGGCGAGCATTGCCAGGGAAAGTTCACCTGGTATATCTATTATCCGGGATCCTTCTTGCCTGTTGCTTTAGTTAAAAACGGGGAGGTTTATTATTATCACCTAGACCAGCTGGGCACACCGCTATGTTTAACAGATAAAGAAGCTAAAGCGGTATGGCGTAATAATAGCGATGTTTTTGGTGCGCCGCTGGGGGAGCAAGGTGGTGAACCTTTAAATGAAATCGAAAACCCGCTACGCTTTCAGGGGCAGTATTTTGATCGTGAAAGCGGCCTGCACTACAACCGCTTTCGCTATTATTGCCCTCGGCAGGGGCGGTTTATTCACCAGGACCCGATAGGGCTGGCTGGTGGCATTAATCCTTATCAGTATGCGCCGAATCCGGTGAACTGGGTTGATCCGTTTGGGTTGGAATGTAAGGAAGATAAATTATCAAATGATAAATTTTCTGCTGACCCTTATGAAAATCTGAATATAGAAAATGGCGTAATAATCGATGCAGCGCAAGAATCGGCTTCTTATCAAGGTCAAGATCCTTATTTCGGTGTTGATAAACTTGAAAATATTGAGCTTAAAAAGGATGCTGTGTTAGCCCATATTACATGGAAGCCCCAAGGCGGTATTACAGGTAAATACTTTACAACTCTTGAAGCTGTTGAGAGCGCACGAGCAAAGGATGGTGTTGTTAGTTCTAGAGCCTTGAATCAAGGATTACAAGTTTATGCTGGCGATGACCGGTTGGAATATAAAAAACAAGTTCAGTTATTTACTGTTAATGAGGATATTCCTTTTGGAGGAGTAGCATATGGCTCTACTACTAAAAATCCTCAATTTAATCCCGGTAGGTATAAGACTCATCCTCAATATTATGTTAAAGATGAACATATTGGTAAATTACAAGAAGTACCAGGTAGTTTGGAGGTTATGAAAGATACTGATGCTCCTGATATTAATGAAAAGTTGATGAAAATAAGGAAAAAAAATGAAACTAAAAATAAATGA
- a CDS encoding RHS repeat domain-containing protein has protein sequence MKVHQDRLLSFNGTDYGYDSSGNQISSLTKGEQQQRFFDGLNQLRQLNVNDALTHYEYDALGRRSAKITEQGRTDFIWDNHQLIGEHCQGKFTWYIYYPDSFLPVALVKNGEVYYYHLDQLGTPLCLTDNEAKAVWRNNSDVFGAPLGEQGGEPLNEIENPLRFQGQYFDRESGLHYNRFRYYCPRQGRFIHQDPIGLAGGINPYQYAPNPVNWVDPFGLSCKENSWNTFQQNTKGHFANSTEAAQSFRKVKAVQAMEKGTRPDPSTYLPQSYIDAHLGKFAGGASYLVPKWILDEFGRDPVGRSDGQFVMSTYQVNDMLIKTEGSLTQIEKELGIPSGTWQGEEMSVIEVSNPSILNLRLPSGNEEGANPLWLSGGKLPTGHDEAVIDNIPADGYKEFSIKEATEKAKNK, from the coding sequence GTGAAAGTGCATCAGGACAGGTTATTAAGTTTTAACGGCACAGATTACGGTTACGATAGCAGCGGCAATCAAATCTCCAGCCTGACAAAAGGGGAGCAACAGCAGCGCTTTTTTGATGGCCTGAACCAGCTGCGGCAGCTTAATGTTAATGATGCCTTAACCCATTACGAATACGATGCTTTAGGCAGGCGCAGTGCGAAAATAACCGAGCAGGGGCGCACGGATTTTATCTGGGATAACCACCAGCTCATTGGCGAGCATTGCCAGGGAAAGTTCACCTGGTATATCTATTATCCGGACTCCTTCTTGCCTGTTGCTTTAGTTAAAAACGGGGAGGTTTATTATTATCACCTAGACCAGCTGGGCACACCGCTATGTTTAACAGATAACGAAGCTAAAGCGGTATGGCGTAATAATAGCGATGTTTTTGGTGCGCCGCTGGGGGAGCAAGGTGGTGAACCTTTAAATGAAATCGAAAACCCGCTACGCTTTCAGGGGCAGTATTTTGATCGTGAAAGCGGCCTGCACTACAACCGCTTTCGCTATTATTGCCCTCGGCAGGGGCGGTTTATTCATCAAGACCCGATAGGGCTGGCTGGTGGCATTAATCCTTATCAGTATGCGCCTAACCCGGTGAATTGGGTTGATCCGTTTGGGTTGAGTTGTAAGGAAAATAGTTGGAACACTTTTCAGCAAAATACTAAGGGGCATTTCGCGAATAGTACTGAAGCGGCGCAAAGTTTTCGAAAAGTTAAAGCTGTTCAGGCGATGGAAAAAGGAACCAGGCCCGATCCCTCTACTTATTTACCACAATCTTATATTGATGCTCATTTGGGTAAGTTTGCTGGAGGAGCGTCTTATTTAGTTCCTAAATGGATATTAGATGAGTTTGGGAGAGATCCTGTAGGTCGTTCAGATGGGCAATTTGTAATGTCGACTTATCAAGTAAATGATATGTTAATAAAAACTGAAGGCTCACTTACTCAAATCGAAAAAGAACTAGGTATTCCAAGTGGTACTTGGCAGGGGGAAGAAATGTCAGTTATTGAAGTTTCTAATCCTAGTATCTTGAACTTAAGGTTACCAAGTGGAAATGAGGAAGGTGCCAATCCCTTATGGTTATCTGGGGGGAAATTGCCTACTGGGCATGATGAAGCTGTTATAGATAATATACCTGCGGATGGGTATAAAGAATTTAGTATTAAAGAAGCTACAGAAAAGGCTAAAAATAAATGA
- a CDS encoding RHS repeat domain-containing protein: MKVHQDQLVSFNGTDYGFDGSGNQISSLTKGEQQQRFFDGLNQLRQLNVNDALTHYEYDALGRRSAKITEQGRTDFIWDNHQLIGEHCQGKFTWYIYYPDSFLPVALVKNGEVYYYHLDQLGTPLCLTDNEAKAVWRNNSDVFGAPLGEQGGEPLNEIENPLRFQGQYFDRESGLHYNRFRYYCPRQGRFIHQDPIGLAGGINPYQYAPNPVNWVDPFGLSCKENVAASYVKPGGEVCSSQLKLVTVL, from the coding sequence GTGAAAGTGCATCAAGACCAGCTAGTAAGTTTTAACGGCACAGATTACGGTTTTGACGGCAGCGGCAATCAAATCTCCAGCCTGACAAAAGGGGAGCAACAGCAGCGCTTTTTTGATGGCCTGAACCAGCTGCGGCAGCTTAATGTCAATGATGCCTTAACCCATTACGAATACGATGCTTTAGGCAGGCGCAGTGCGAAAATAACCGAGCAGGGGCGCACGGATTTTATCTGGGATAACCACCAGCTCATTGGCGAGCATTGCCAGGGAAAGTTCACCTGGTATATCTATTATCCGGACTCCTTCTTGCCTGTTGCTTTAGTTAAAAACGGGGAGGTTTATTATTATCACCTAGACCAGCTGGGCACACCGCTATGTTTAACAGATAACGAAGCTAAAGCGGTATGGCGTAATAATAGCGATGTTTTTGGTGCGCCGCTGGGGGAGCAAGGTGGTGAACCTTTAAATGAAATCGAAAACCCGCTACGCTTTCAGGGGCAGTATTTTGATCGTGAAAGCGGCCTGCACTACAACCGCTTCCGCTATTATTGCCCTCGGCAGGGGCGGTTTATTCACCAGGATCCGATAGGGCTGGCTGGTGGCATTAATCCTTATCAGTATGCGCCTAATCCGGTGAACTGGGTTGATCCGTTTGGGTTGAGTTGTAAGGAGAATGTTGCTGCATCTTACGTCAAGCCAGGTGGCGAGGTTTGTAGCAGTCAACTAAAATTGGTCACGGTGTTGTAG
- a CDS encoding TIGR02285 family protein has protein sequence MSAHFSFALIIYIALALISFASSAQKVTWLTFDFPPYYIVEGPDKDKGRDELIIELIARQLPDYQFEKTRMPSSRVIEAVSKSSNRYCILSIYNTPTRQKQITFTDNFSTLGLAPAIIMSADLKVATSVRNTGVISLAYLLQREYRLGMPSGRSYSVPLDKIITSEQFQQQIHVRYGTDHLQNLFKMMLSGRIHMILGYPDELMYLADELQVREQVMLMKLSEAEAMSKGYIGCSKNDWGEAVIRDLDKAMATVHQQGSYKKILKYWLAEDVSELVDAYLHE, from the coding sequence ATGTCGGCACATTTTTCATTTGCCCTGATCATCTATATAGCGCTGGCTTTGATTTCTTTTGCTTCAAGCGCACAAAAGGTGACCTGGCTAACTTTTGACTTCCCGCCTTATTATATTGTCGAAGGCCCGGACAAAGACAAAGGGCGCGATGAATTGATCATTGAGTTAATTGCCCGGCAGTTACCTGATTATCAATTTGAAAAGACCCGGATGCCGAGCAGCCGGGTTATTGAAGCAGTCTCCAAGTCATCAAACCGCTATTGTATTTTGTCTATCTATAATACGCCGACACGCCAAAAGCAGATCACTTTTACCGATAACTTCTCAACGCTGGGCCTGGCGCCCGCCATCATAATGTCAGCAGACCTGAAAGTTGCCACCTCAGTTCGAAATACCGGCGTGATCTCATTAGCCTACCTGCTACAGCGAGAATATCGTCTGGGCATGCCCTCCGGGCGCTCCTACAGTGTGCCGCTGGATAAAATTATTACCAGTGAGCAGTTTCAACAACAAATCCATGTCCGCTATGGCACAGATCATTTGCAAAACTTATTCAAAATGATGCTGTCAGGCCGTATCCATATGATCTTGGGTTATCCCGACGAATTAATGTACCTGGCGGATGAATTACAGGTGAGGGAGCAAGTTATGCTGATGAAGCTCTCCGAGGCCGAGGCTATGAGTAAAGGTTATATAGGCTGTTCTAAAAATGACTGGGGAGAAGCGGTTATCCGCGATTTGGATAAGGCCATGGCGACCGTTCATCAACAGGGTTCATATAAAAAAATACTTAAATACTGGCTGGCTGAAGATGTTTCTGAGCTGGTAGATGCCTATTTGCACGAGTGA
- a CDS encoding TonB-dependent receptor plug domain-containing protein, translating into MFKLSATSIVIGCALMASGNDSFAEPNTLSSTPVEHFTITATRTERYFMESPVSVSTLNAQDIERASADSIADALRDIPGIQVADAATAGMKRITLRGESSLRVAILVDGQEITDHSTYGAPLLLDTSMVERVEVIRGTGSVLYGGKALGGVINIITKKGGSEALQISLSTGYNSATKGQQYAASVYGHIAGFDYRISASDNEHKDRNTPDGDLDHSSFNNNSHSLYLGKERDEHLFAISFEQFNLASEIATGMENFTLDMPQRDRKKFAAFYSYDPDGELLKKIHLDAYKQKIDRHFVQNIAMSVPVGPGLSVDNIIDTNIEETLKTSGFNSQFDLQLNEQHHAIVGFQLVKDNLDKATSNITQTIRNMPGLPPMASVAASLSIEEASLTTKALYLQDEWQLSDKLILTAGARQYWVDAELNETSQLGLSPGKNNDSEFIASLAANYGLDQQNNMRFVFSQGYHYPTLLQIATGATAAGRYVNPNAKLNAESSDNFELGYRLFTDNWLVDASLFYTDADDYITHKECADTEVACINPENDKAYVNADQATTRGIELSVNYSVSEQITPYGKITWLSRKETYGSFSTKDTGTPSLYGKLGLKYENEGALPGSYYLDVFLRAAANAKLADENGSSEGYPSWKTLNLALGTRFGEQQNYLVNMEISNIFDSEYTQAKEKLLAPGRSFMLRFSTDF; encoded by the coding sequence ATGTTTAAGTTATCCGCTACCTCTATCGTTATCGGCTGTGCTTTAATGGCCTCTGGAAATGACTCATTCGCAGAGCCCAATACCCTTTCTTCAACCCCTGTCGAACATTTCACTATTACCGCTACCCGCACCGAGCGCTATTTCATGGAAAGCCCGGTGTCTGTTTCAACCCTAAATGCGCAGGATATTGAACGTGCTTCCGCTGATTCAATCGCCGATGCCTTAAGAGATATTCCCGGTATTCAGGTTGCCGATGCGGCAACGGCGGGCATGAAACGCATTACTTTACGCGGCGAGAGTTCGTTAAGGGTGGCAATTTTAGTCGATGGCCAGGAAATTACCGACCATTCTACCTATGGCGCGCCGTTATTGCTTGATACTTCAATGGTTGAGCGTGTTGAAGTGATCCGCGGCACCGGCTCAGTGTTATACGGCGGCAAGGCACTGGGCGGGGTGATTAATATCATCACCAAAAAAGGCGGCAGTGAAGCGCTGCAGATCAGCTTGTCAACCGGTTATAACTCCGCCACCAAAGGACAGCAGTATGCCGCGAGTGTCTACGGTCATATTGCCGGTTTTGACTATCGTATCTCCGCCTCGGATAACGAGCATAAAGATCGTAATACCCCTGATGGCGACCTGGACCATTCAAGCTTTAACAATAACAGTCACTCCCTTTATCTTGGCAAAGAGCGTGACGAGCACCTTTTTGCTATAAGCTTTGAGCAATTTAACCTGGCCAGTGAAATTGCCACCGGTATGGAAAACTTCACTTTGGATATGCCACAAAGGGATCGTAAAAAGTTTGCCGCCTTTTATAGCTATGATCCCGACGGCGAGCTTTTGAAAAAAATCCATCTTGATGCTTACAAGCAAAAAATAGATCGTCATTTTGTCCAGAATATCGCAATGTCGGTGCCTGTGGGTCCCGGGCTGTCTGTTGATAATATTATCGACACCAACATTGAGGAAACCTTGAAAACGTCAGGTTTCAACAGCCAGTTTGATTTGCAGTTAAACGAACAGCATCATGCCATTGTCGGCTTCCAGCTGGTAAAAGATAATTTAGACAAGGCCACCAGCAATATCACGCAAACCATCCGCAATATGCCGGGCCTTCCCCCCATGGCCAGCGTGGCAGCAAGTCTCAGCATTGAAGAGGCCAGTTTAACTACCAAGGCCTTATATCTTCAGGACGAATGGCAGCTGTCAGATAAGCTGATATTAACCGCAGGCGCTCGCCAATATTGGGTGGATGCCGAGCTTAACGAAACCAGTCAATTGGGACTGTCACCGGGTAAAAATAACGACAGCGAGTTTATTGCCTCATTAGCCGCCAATTACGGCTTAGATCAGCAAAATAATATGCGTTTTGTCTTTAGCCAGGGTTATCACTATCCAACCTTGTTGCAAATAGCCACAGGCGCAACGGCTGCCGGGCGTTATGTTAACCCGAATGCCAAGCTTAACGCCGAAAGCTCAGATAACTTTGAACTGGGTTATCGTTTATTTACCGATAACTGGTTAGTCGATGCCAGTTTGTTTTACACCGATGCCGATGACTATATCACCCATAAAGAGTGCGCTGATACTGAGGTTGCTTGTATTAATCCGGAAAATGATAAGGCCTATGTTAATGCCGACCAGGCGACAACCAGGGGGATTGAGTTGAGTGTTAATTATAGTGTCAGCGAGCAAATAACCCCTTATGGCAAGATTACCTGGCTATCGCGCAAGGAAACCTATGGCAGCTTTAGTACCAAAGACACAGGCACGCCGTCTCTTTACGGTAAGCTGGGGCTGAAATATGAAAATGAGGGAGCGCTGCCGGGTTCCTATTATCTTGATGTTTTTTTGAGAGCGGCGGCCAATGCCAAACTCGCCGATGAAAACGGCAGCAGTGAAGGTTATCCCAGCTGGAAAACTCTCAACCTGGCCCTGGGCACCCGCTTTGGCGAGCAACAAAATTATCTGGTTAATATGGAAATCAGCAATATCTTTGATTCAGAATATACTCAGGCCAAAGAGAAATTGCTTGCACCGGGGCGTTCCTTTATGCTCAGGTTCAGCACTGATTTTTAA